One window of the Rosa rugosa chromosome 3, drRosRugo1.1, whole genome shotgun sequence genome contains the following:
- the LOC133737226 gene encoding uncharacterized protein LOC133737226, which translates to MGSSFAQALSAMLLIASMVAVCTANKDWKHGNYTGWGSNHGPYHLNTTNGPNKIVVGGSDWHYGFNYADWSLKNNSFYVQDTLVFKYDPPNDTIRPHSVYLLPNLWSFINCDFSQARMVGSPT; encoded by the exons ATGGGTTCCAGTTTTGCACAAGCACTTTCTGCAATGCTGCTAATTGCTTCAATGGTGGCAGTTTGCACTGCCAACAAGGATTGGAAGCACGGGAACTACACCGGTTGGGGTTCTAACCATGGTCCATATCACCTTAACACGACAAACGGACCCAACAAGATCGTTGTGGGTGGTTCGGACTGGCATTATGGTTTTAACTACGCAGATTGGTCTTTGAAAAATAACTCATTTTACGTCCAGGACACTCTAG TTTTCAAGTATGATCCACCAAACGACACCATACGTCCTCATAGCGTGTACTTGCTACCAAACCTTTGGAGCTTCATAAACTGCGACTTTAGCCAGGCCAGGATGGTGGGAAGTCCAACATGA